The Chelmon rostratus isolate fCheRos1 chromosome 9, fCheRos1.pri, whole genome shotgun sequence sequence TTATACTGGTTTGCACATTACTACGTAACTGTAATGCAATAGTAAAAAACTGCTGTAAGACAGTGAGAAATCAATGAAGATTGAATAAAAAAGTGTGGAATCCTATTCTTTGTTCATGGTGTTCTTTCAACAGAGTGAAAGTTGATTATTGGAAGtacaaacaaatgcaacattacattttactgtGATTAGAATTCATTGTCTATATAATTTacttacttttacttaatttaTAAACTGCAATGACCATCTAATTACCAAAATGTCACAGGGACCTATGTGAACAGTGAGACGAGAGAACATTTCACTTTACAAGTATTTAGCAGATCATTAaccttaagaaaaaaaaaacgttttaaaGCTGGCATTAATGAAGGAAAGCTTGTTGTATACCCAGGTGTAGTATCTGTCAACAGCAGGTTCATTACATGCTAGATCTTGAATGTTGCTCAAATTTAGAGAGAACAAAACTctatttcccataatgcaattgTACCGCCACGGAAGAAGTAGACCTTTTTCAGTAGGAAACAAAAAACCGTTGTATATAATTAAGACTTGGTGATTCAGTCAGAGAAACAATAGCAATTGATGCTGACGTGACAAAGTTAAGTTATAATGTCAGCGTCATTAATTGAAATATTAAGTGTAGTTCTAAGGTATTTTCGCATTGCCGTTTAGCCtcaatataaagaaaaatagacgacaacctttattttgaaaagggCAGCCCACCGGACACCGGAAGTGTGTTTCGTGTTGCCAGAAAACAGAAACGCATGTGGTTCGGCTTTCCTGATAATTATTTCAACTTATCTCTCTTCGAAAGTGTTTTTTAGCTGCTGTCAAGCTGCCCAGAAACACTCTGTATCAAAAAGAAACAATCgcgctttttttttctttcaaggtTAGCATGTAACCTGCTAATGCAGTTAAGTGTTGTGAGATAGCTAAAGTTAGCTTAGTCAGCTAACGGAACTCACTAGTTAGTAATCTTGTTGTTAATTACAAGAAAACAGCTCCTTGCTTAAGTTTCGTGCAAATTATTATAGTTAATTGAGGGAATCTGAAGTGCTGTCATTCGTCTAGCTATCATTGAAAACACTGAGGTAACCAAAGATTTATAAAAGCGGCTAAATTAAGCTAGCTAGTCACTAATTTTATGTGATCTAGTATTCACGTTGACTAACTTAAGTACTTTTGATTGGCATCCGGTTGTAATTCATTATGTTGTTAATGTATCGTTAGTTGACCACAGGTGACCTTACCAATAGAGTTCATTACTGCTCATCATAACTTGGACCACACGCTTGTTTTCTCAGCTGGCGAAGGAACCTGAGGCTCACCGGTTATAATGTCACAGGCCACAAAACGCAAACATGTTGTCAAGGAGGTTCTTGGAGATTTTGTGACGCCCACAGAAAACCAACAGATTGTGAAGGTGAGCTATTTTTCCACTGCATTGAGTTTAACGTAGTGACGACGACAATCACCCACGTTACAGCAACAAAAAGACATTGTCCTGACTCCATTGAGCAAACCTGTGCCTTTGTAGGTTATCAGTAGCCGTGGTAACAACCTCCATGAAACTGTCACCGCCCAGGGTGAGACTTTCCTGGTGAGCATGCCCACAAAGTTCCGCAAGAACATCTGGATCAAGAGAGGTAACTGATGGTGGGCTGTAGCTTAAAGGTGGAGTGGGTCATTCTGAAGGATGATTGCTGATAAATATTAaggggaaacaaacaaaggggCTCTGACCGAATCACAAATCAGCAACAAGTGGTCTTCATGCTGTTGCAAaggtggaggggagagggggtgcgagagagaggaaggtaaatctggcatgctaacatttcatTGCATTGGTAAGAAGAATAGATGACAGTCTCAACAATCTTTCTCtagaatgactcaccccacccATAAATCTGGGAGATTGGTATTGTCACTTATTGTCAGTCAACCAGCTCTAACATTTCCACACTGCTTGTGTCTGCGGCTCAACAAACCTGTTGAGTGCATTTCACACAGAACATCTGCAGAACAGAACATTTTGAACCCTGCATTATTACGCCCATGTTCCTTGCAAGCAGTCTTCatcttttctgctgctctccatTCATCTCTTGTTTTACAGCGTTTCACAGTGAATTGCCATATAAATTTGCAACTGAAATTTTCTATTAATCAGAAACTTTTTTTCAATATCAGATCATGTAGTTTTGGACACCTGATTTCCTGAAGGTGTAACACGCTGAAATATTCTCCGTAGTGATGTATGCAGCTGGAGAATGGGATCTTTCACTTCCTACAGGCTTTGAAATACACTCTAAAAGCTTCATCAGTCTGATATCTTTCTCTGTGTTAGTAATAACCTTTATTTTTTGGTTcacatttaaaatctgtctgCTTTCTGATTCCCAAGGTGACTATGTGATTGTGGATCCTAttgaggaaggagagaaggtgaAGGCAGAAATTAGCTTCATTCTCTACAAAGATCACATTCAGTAcctgcaaaaacaacagcaatggtgggaacacacacacacacacacacacacacacacacacacacacacacacacacacaaccagcatGATTTTGTCAAGTATAATCGAGTGTGTTGTGGTTTTCCTTGTTGTCCTTCAGGCCAGAAGGATTTATGGAGGAGCCGTCGGAGCAGGACAAGACAAACGAacagcaggaaaaggaagaggggaCAGAGGAGAAAGACGAGGAAGAGGACGTTAGCGACTCTGAAGATGATGAGAGCGACCTCTTTGTAAACACCAACCGCTGTAACTACCAGTACAGcgagagtgaggaggaggaggacgacagtgaggaagaagacgaTGACAAACCAGAAAGGACAGGAAATGGCTCGTAGTGGCAGAGCTGAGGACACAGACACTCGAGAGTGAGCACTGTGGAAATCGTGACAGTGTGCGCTGCCGTTATCACTGACTGATTTGTAACGATGCTCCTCATTCAACTGCTCCCTCTGCAGTTCTTGTATGGAAACCTGTTGTCACACTAAATGACCGGCTCATCAAGTGGACTTGAACTTAATGGAGCACTATAAGTCTTGCTTGTTGAATGAATTCTAAAAAAATCAGTAACGTTGAAATTTAAAATTTATAACAAACTCTAGCATGTTTATATACTGACCTCTGGTGTAGCCATTAATATATTGGCAGTACAACACAAGGTGTACTGTATACCCAGGTCATAAAGTACATTTGAAGGTTAATTTTAAAGTAAACCGTGGAGGattttccaaaaacacaatCTATAGACTCAGAAGTCATCCCTGTCAACCATTGCTTATGACCCACCAGAAGCCTGTGGcagtgtttttatctgcagagacctgCCCTTTGCCTTTATTAAGGTTTTATTATGTTGTTATGTTCAGGACATTTttgggctgcaacctttgggcagtggaTGTGTAGCTCCCAGCCAATAACAATGTTCAGGTGAGGTTCAGACTCTCTAAAAATGTAGTGACCAGGCTGATGCTTATCTGAATCATCTGTGTCTGAAGCTCAGGTAGCTCTGCTAAATACTCCTGCCTGGACACAAGCACAATTAGGAAATGTTGCTGTTGGATTGTTGACTGCTGTCTGAAGCTCGACAGATTACATATGACACGTAATTATAGTCTGCTGCTACGCCTGTTAGCAAGCTGGACTGAAGACGGCTAAGGTCACTGGACACTTAAAGCCAGTAATCCAACAATTAGtgtagctgtttgttttgtatacGCAATTCAGTGAACACATGACACAACGCAATATTTGATAAAATATTCCAAGATATCTCATCACTTATTTTACCACAGGCAGTCAGGTATATACGCTTCTGGTGGTGTTCAGCCAGGGAAGATGGGCTAAGTTTGAATGTTGTGTGTCTGAACAGTTGACCGACAGTCCCTGCGTAGTATACCTTTGGTGTAAACAGTTCTATTCATTCATCCTCTTCTATAGGACAAAATAAATCTCACAGAAATTGCATAACTCATAAAGAAGTCATTGTTGTCACTGTTGACAGAGGGAATATTTTCTATATGTTTGATTGTAGTTGGTGGTTTAGAAAGAGTGTTAGAAAGGTTAGGGCGTGGTGAGAATTTCAATATCATTCCAGTTTTACCTGTCCTCTGAAGGATATTGTGACAAGCTGGTCCGTTACCACTCGTAGTGTACCCTTGTCATGCTAATTGTATTGATTGCATTTTCAGATGAAGCAATATGATAATCTCTGTGGTTCACTTTGTCACTGAAAGGTCTTACAAAATGATCTTTCCAGTTTCTTGAGCTTGAATGACGTTGGTCATTGGGACTGCTTTGTGCCTCTCCTTTACTGACATTCCTTTCCCCGTTGgtaatttcagtttgtttaatgaTGAACATTTTAGTAATAGAGAAATTGTTTAGCTGTGTTTGTCAGCACTTTGACTTGACATCATTTCGTTCATGACTTCCACTTTAagaattcaacattttttctttgtaaagaatctctttccttttatttcacGATGGTCCACTACTTTAATTCAAAGTACCATCTCCTCAGGAAACAGATGGGCCGAAGTAATACATGCATGGATatgaaaatcaaaacattttccccACATGTACTACAAGCAGAATTCCAAAAGAATAGTTCATGTTATTTGACATTCACCCACAGAGCAGTAGTTCGACTGCTAGTGGAACCAGTTCTGCAGGAACTTTAGTCATGTCACATTCTGCCTCCGAGGTGTCAGATCAACTACAAAGCTACGGAGCTCATATTGCTGTGAACTAACtgcaatataaaatatttttgctgaaaatctttttattaaatatgaatACTTTTTCAGAAAGATGCATGTTGCAACAGGCTTGAACAAACATGGATCCTACcaaattcttaaaaaaaaagagtgaataaGAGCTAATCATCAATCATTatccaaacaaaaaaatatatgactgctattttctccattaatacATTTCTGATAATTTAGCAAATAATACATTAGAGTGAAATGAGTTATTGTACATATGTTTTGATTGTTATTGAACAAAATGCTATATGAAAATGTACTACTATTAGCATCATTAGATATTGCTGTATTTGCATCCTTATTAAAAAGAACAGTCTTCACATGCTTATACTGAACGGTAGCCAAGATGAATTTCTCAACATTTTTATGAGCTCCTCTCTCGTGCATTCTGTCAGGTGGAGCTTTGTGGAAATAGAACGCGATGTATTGAACGTTTATCAGGATTGGACAGAAATGCTTTACATGAATGTACAGGATTGTATATTTGCTAGACAGTTTCTATGTAATATCTAACTGCAGTGGAGCCAGACTTTTCACtatgaaacaacacaggaaaTTCATTGGCTAGCACCTTTCCAACACAGTATAACTTGTTCAACCAGTGTAAAGTCAAGTTTTCAAGAAGAATTACATGAACAAAAAGTTGCTTTGATCATACACTTAATGTACACCAAAATAAATCGTGGTTT is a genomic window containing:
- the eif1ad gene encoding probable RNA-binding protein EIF1AD; protein product: MSQATKRKHVVKEVLGDFVTPTENQQIVKVISSRGNNLHETVTAQGETFLVSMPTKFRKNIWIKRGDYVIVDPIEEGEKVKAEISFILYKDHIQYLQKQQQWPEGFMEEPSEQDKTNEQQEKEEGTEEKDEEEDVSDSEDDESDLFVNTNRCNYQYSESEEEEDDSEEEDDDKPERTGNGS